From Enterococcus mediterraneensis, the proteins below share one genomic window:
- a CDS encoding MerR family transcriptional regulator yields the protein MKKFLTISEMANYAGISRRTLIYYDQIGLFKPVKIGENGYRYYSIEQYFELDVILLLKNLDVPLEEIQTFLKNRNVSYVLEGFMKQKERIDEEIAKLKNIRQSLDNYIDRYTTLKNFDLESITYSYREAEYFVASEVIENFYDINSLQVYGRFYSSIDSSDLFSGHPIGFLVEGGAFYEENFHDAPYRALVKIPSERLHLYKDQQILQRPAGYYVSGFMKDEIHHINIFNNRFRNYLKEHGYQLNGDIWELLWQDETTSENPEDQIFEVLIPVIKNTAPAE from the coding sequence ATGAAAAAATTTTTGACTATCAGCGAAATGGCTAATTATGCCGGTATCAGCCGCCGTACGTTGATTTATTACGACCAGATCGGTTTGTTCAAGCCCGTGAAAATAGGCGAAAACGGTTATCGCTATTATAGTATCGAGCAATATTTTGAACTGGATGTCATTTTACTTTTAAAAAATCTTGATGTTCCCTTGGAAGAAATCCAGACATTTTTAAAAAATCGCAATGTTTCTTATGTATTGGAAGGATTTATGAAGCAAAAAGAGCGGATCGATGAGGAAATCGCTAAGTTGAAAAATATCCGTCAGTCGTTGGATAATTACATTGACCGTTATACGACTTTAAAAAACTTTGACTTAGAATCCATCACTTATTCCTATCGTGAAGCTGAATATTTTGTGGCTTCTGAAGTCATCGAAAATTTTTACGATATCAATTCCCTGCAAGTTTACGGCAGATTTTATTCTTCCATTGACAGCAGTGACTTGTTCAGCGGCCACCCCATCGGCTTTTTAGTGGAAGGTGGCGCGTTTTATGAAGAAAATTTCCACGATGCACCTTATCGCGCACTGGTCAAGATCCCTTCAGAACGTCTGCATCTTTACAAAGACCAACAGATCCTTCAGCGCCCTGCCGGATATTATGTCTCTGGATTTATGAAAGATGAGATCCATCACATCAATATTTTCAACAATCGTTTCCGCAATTACTTGAAAGAACATGGTTACCAATTGAATGGCGATATTTGGGAGCTCTTGTGGCAGGACGAAACGACCTCTGAAAATCCTGAAGACCAGAT
- a CDS encoding glucosaminidase domain-containing protein — translation MNQYQTRSQRHQAKPAVKFNKTALVSVVGAGLLVTPSAMALMPAQASAAEYQTADEVSAFIDQIGWVASEVANANDLYASVMIAQALLESGNGTSLLGSAPYYNLFGVKGSYNGQSVYLPTQEYLNGQWVTMNEPFRQYNSYWESFQDHANVLRSTSFSTGTAHYSGTWKSNTSSYMDATAYLTGRYATDPGYTQKLNWLIQSYNLTRFDTPANGTTTQTTTSQTVTTQTTQTQTQTTQTTQTTSTGSGTYTVVSGDTLWDIAAAHGLSVDQLMSMNGLSSDTLMVGQQLTV, via the coding sequence ATGAATCAATATCAAACACGCAGTCAAAGACATCAGGCGAAACCTGCTGTCAAATTTAATAAAACAGCATTAGTGTCAGTTGTTGGAGCCGGTCTATTAGTAACTCCTAGCGCTATGGCTTTGATGCCGGCACAAGCTAGTGCGGCAGAATATCAAACGGCAGACGAAGTATCTGCATTTATCGATCAAATCGGTTGGGTTGCCTCAGAAGTTGCCAATGCCAACGATTTATACGCTTCCGTAATGATCGCACAAGCTTTGCTGGAAAGCGGCAATGGGACTTCATTGCTGGGCAGTGCTCCTTATTATAATCTTTTTGGCGTAAAAGGCTCTTATAACGGTCAATCTGTTTATTTACCTACTCAAGAATATCTGAACGGTCAATGGGTCACCATGAATGAACCGTTTCGTCAATATAATTCATATTGGGAATCATTCCAAGATCATGCGAATGTATTGAGAAGCACCAGTTTTTCAACTGGTACCGCTCATTACTCAGGAACGTGGAAAAGCAATACATCCAGTTATATGGATGCAACAGCTTATTTGACAGGGCGTTATGCTACAGACCCTGGGTATACACAAAAATTGAATTGGCTGATCCAGTCGTATAATCTGACTCGTTTCGATACACCGGCAAACGGTACAACGACACAAACGACTACCAGTCAAACAGTAACAACACAAACAACTCAGACTCAAACACAAACAACTCAAACAACACAGACAACAAGTACAGGATCTGGAACTTACACCGTTGTTTCCGGTGATACGTTGTGGGATATCGCAGCGGCTCATGGTCTTTCAGTCGATCAATTGATGTCTATGAATGGATTGAGCAGCGATACCCTTATGGTTGGGCAACAATTGACAGTGTGA
- a CDS encoding ABC transporter ATP-binding protein, which translates to MKLLKVFFKEYRKMFFITFILMIVQAVGTLLVPYYVAEIIDEGILTQNQEAIWKNGGFMLAIAGITGIFAVIASYYSAVLSGRFGYFLRKKLIAKTQQLSISDMDDFGTPTLLARTTSDITNIQQIMMMVLQMIIPAPLICLASIILTGMISWQFVWIPIVSIVLFSVVSLLIIKKAIPLADVMQRRMDKMVQILREFYTGVRVIRAFNKTGFEKERTDKTFNNYAAVMIRVNKLFAILNPTVNLVMGLSMTAVLAFGGTLAVQRTVPIGSLTAISEYTVLSLWFLTMAAMVIVMIPKALASLERIAEVLAKTPEISNGEKSTLEMQENAPIAVFDQVDFSYSGAEEPVLSNISFTIPKGVMAIVGGTGSGKSTIAKALLRFKDTTNGTIYFGGEPIQNVDQTALREKISYVPQKAFLFSGTIRDNFLFGNPAATEEEMNEVAKVAQAAEFIDSLEQRFEAVVAQKGNNFSGGQKQRLSIARALIKPAHLYFFDDSFSALDYQTDAKLRKALKTYLKDAAIVIVAQRLSTIKDADQIIVLEEGKIVGIGTHESLLASCRVYQEFAKSQGMEERYEHKAV; encoded by the coding sequence ATGAAATTATTAAAAGTCTTTTTTAAAGAGTATCGTAAAATGTTCTTTATCACCTTCATCCTAATGATCGTGCAAGCTGTTGGGACACTTTTGGTTCCTTACTATGTTGCTGAAATTATTGATGAGGGTATTTTAACGCAAAATCAGGAGGCTATTTGGAAAAACGGCGGATTCATGCTGGCGATCGCAGGCATAACAGGGATTTTCGCTGTCATCGCCAGTTATTATTCGGCGGTTTTATCTGGGCGTTTTGGCTATTTTCTGCGTAAAAAGCTGATCGCTAAAACCCAGCAGCTGTCGATTTCTGATATGGATGATTTTGGTACGCCGACCTTGCTTGCTAGAACAACAAGTGATATCACCAATATTCAGCAAATCATGATGATGGTCCTGCAGATGATCATTCCGGCACCGCTGATTTGTCTTGCTTCCATCATATTGACGGGAATGATTTCTTGGCAATTTGTCTGGATCCCTATCGTATCTATCGTTTTATTTTCAGTAGTTTCGTTATTGATCATCAAAAAAGCGATTCCTTTAGCGGATGTGATGCAGCGGAGAATGGACAAGATGGTGCAGATCTTACGAGAATTCTACACTGGTGTCCGAGTGATCCGGGCGTTCAATAAGACAGGTTTTGAGAAAGAACGAACAGACAAAACCTTCAATAACTACGCGGCGGTCATGATCCGGGTCAATAAACTTTTTGCCATTTTAAATCCGACTGTCAATCTAGTGATGGGATTGAGTATGACAGCGGTATTAGCATTTGGCGGAACGCTTGCGGTGCAACGAACAGTACCGATCGGCAGTTTGACTGCTATCAGTGAATATACTGTTTTGAGTCTCTGGTTTTTGACGATGGCGGCAATGGTCATCGTGATGATCCCTAAAGCCCTGGCTTCTTTGGAAAGGATCGCAGAAGTTTTAGCGAAAACACCAGAAATCAGCAACGGCGAGAAATCAACTTTGGAGATGCAGGAAAATGCGCCGATCGCAGTTTTTGATCAAGTAGATTTTTCTTACAGCGGAGCAGAAGAGCCGGTTTTGTCCAATATTTCTTTTACGATCCCTAAAGGAGTAATGGCTATCGTAGGCGGTACCGGATCTGGAAAAAGTACGATCGCCAAAGCGCTATTGCGATTCAAAGACACCACAAACGGAACGATTTATTTTGGCGGTGAGCCGATCCAAAACGTGGATCAAACAGCGTTGCGGGAAAAAATCAGCTATGTTCCCCAGAAAGCCTTCTTGTTTAGTGGAACGATCCGCGACAATTTTCTTTTTGGAAATCCAGCGGCTACGGAAGAAGAAATGAATGAAGTGGCAAAAGTAGCGCAGGCAGCTGAATTTATCGATTCATTGGAACAGAGATTCGAAGCAGTCGTCGCTCAAAAAGGCAACAACTTTTCCGGCGGTCAAAAACAGCGCTTGAGTATCGCGCGGGCGTTGATCAAGCCGGCACATCTGTATTTCTTTGATGACAGCTTTTCGGCTTTAGACTATCAAACTGATGCCAAGCTCCGAAAAGCATTGAAGACTTATCTAAAAGATGCCGCGATCGTGATCGTTGCCCAACGGCTTTCTACCATCAAAGACGCTGATCAGATCATCGTTTTAGAAGAAGGGAAGATTGTCGGTATCGGCACTCATGAGAGTCTCCTTGCTTCATGCCGGGTCTATCAAGAGTTTGCCAAATCACAAGGAATGGAGGAAAGGTATGAGCACAAAGCAGTTTAA
- a CDS encoding ABC transporter ATP-binding protein, which produces MSTKQFKEKDTETPKEFKKTGLRLFKLLAEQKGRFAIIIASAICFAVLMAVIPLILGWGLDAIISLVQQGDVTGNNLFAVLLRPVLLLFLAWGGVSLFSLLQEYTMASVAETLTLRLRKTMTDKLNHLPMKFYDQYKTGDILARATLDLDKVSEVLQVGLMKLISAILSIVIGLGLMIYLSPLLTVGIVVILLISLFLTNVLAKKNQVYFSENQAALGAVGTKAEEDYSGNLLIKAYNRQQETEAELDKLNEAQFQAFKKAQFVSFAINPLIRLINQLGFVTSAVVGGIMVINGQLSIGLVQAYLQYVNQVSEPITQVSYVINSLQSAFAALERIFEILDLPEEKENTLNLPVPEKLKGEVAFKHVAFGYQKGQLLMEDVNFQVKPKQMVAIVGPTGAGKTTMINLLMRFYDVAKGQIEVDGKNISRFSRAEIRQKFGMVLQDTWLFEGTVADNIAYGRPDATREEIIQAAKDAQCHHFIQTLPEGYETIISTDGSQISQGQQQLLTIARAILADPQLLILDEATSSVDTRTEGMIQQAMDKLTAKRTSFVIAHRLSTIKNADLILVMKDGTIIEKGSHHSLMEKGSFYANLYNSQFAS; this is translated from the coding sequence ATGAGCACAAAGCAGTTTAAAGAAAAAGATACAGAAACACCAAAAGAATTTAAAAAAACCGGTCTGCGTCTTTTTAAATTATTGGCAGAACAAAAAGGCCGTTTTGCGATCATCATAGCTTCAGCCATTTGCTTTGCAGTGTTGATGGCGGTTATTCCCTTGATTTTAGGATGGGGATTAGACGCCATTATTTCCCTAGTACAACAAGGCGATGTTACAGGAAATAATTTATTTGCTGTATTATTGCGGCCAGTACTGCTGCTTTTTCTGGCTTGGGGCGGTGTTTCTTTGTTTTCGCTTTTGCAGGAATATACAATGGCCAGTGTCGCTGAGACATTGACATTACGTCTTAGAAAAACAATGACTGATAAATTGAACCATTTGCCGATGAAGTTTTATGATCAATATAAAACCGGCGACATTTTAGCACGAGCAACCCTTGATTTGGACAAAGTATCAGAGGTTTTGCAAGTGGGATTGATGAAGCTGATTTCCGCGATTTTATCCATCGTGATCGGACTAGGATTGATGATTTATTTGAGTCCTCTCCTTACAGTAGGGATCGTTGTGATTTTATTGATCAGTCTGTTTTTAACAAACGTTTTGGCTAAAAAAAATCAAGTGTATTTTTCAGAGAATCAAGCGGCATTAGGTGCTGTCGGAACGAAAGCTGAAGAAGATTATTCCGGTAATCTTCTGATTAAGGCTTACAATCGGCAGCAGGAAACAGAAGCAGAATTAGACAAACTAAATGAAGCGCAATTTCAAGCATTTAAAAAAGCGCAATTCGTAAGTTTTGCTATCAATCCATTGATCCGATTGATCAATCAGCTGGGGTTTGTGACTAGTGCTGTGGTGGGCGGGATCATGGTTATCAATGGACAATTGTCTATTGGTTTAGTCCAAGCCTATCTGCAATATGTCAATCAAGTTTCTGAACCTATCACACAAGTATCTTATGTTATCAATAGTCTGCAAAGCGCTTTTGCCGCATTGGAACGTATTTTTGAGATCTTAGATTTACCAGAAGAAAAAGAAAATACATTGAATCTGCCGGTGCCGGAAAAATTAAAAGGAGAAGTAGCCTTTAAACACGTGGCGTTTGGTTATCAAAAAGGACAGCTTTTGATGGAAGATGTCAATTTTCAAGTGAAGCCAAAACAAATGGTGGCGATCGTAGGACCAACTGGTGCTGGGAAAACCACGATGATCAACTTATTGATGCGTTTTTATGATGTAGCAAAAGGACAGATCGAAGTCGACGGGAAAAATATCAGCCGCTTTTCTCGTGCGGAAATCCGGCAAAAGTTCGGTATGGTATTGCAAGATACATGGCTGTTTGAAGGGACTGTGGCTGATAACATTGCCTATGGACGCCCTGACGCTACTAGAGAAGAGATCATTCAAGCGGCTAAGGATGCTCAATGTCACCATTTTATCCAAACACTGCCGGAAGGATATGAGACCATTATTTCAACCGATGGCAGTCAGATCTCCCAAGGACAACAGCAGTTGCTGACGATTGCCAGAGCGATCCTTGCCGATCCTCAGCTGTTGATCTTGGATGAAGCGACGTCTAGTGTTGATACACGGACGGAAGGGATGATCCAGCAAGCGATGGACAAATTGACTGCGAAACGAACCAGCTTTGTAATCGCCCATCGCTTGTCGACGATCAAGAATGCTGATTTGATCTTAGTAATGAAAGACGGAACCATCATTGAAAAAGGCAGTCATCACAGTTTGATGGAAAAAGGCAGTTTTTATGCCAATCTTTACAACAGTCAATTTGCGAGTTAA